A window of Streptomyces broussonetiae genomic DNA:
GCTTTCGGCCTTCGGCGGCGGTGTCACGGTCCCGTCCGCCAATCGCTTCGGCTCGGGGATGCCGTCGACTTCGTCCTGGACGGCGGTCCCTGCGGGGTCGGCGTCGAGTCGACCATCATCGACGTCATGGTCGAGACCCCGGCCATCCTCCGGCCCGGCGGAGTGACCCGCGAGGACCTCGAAGCGGTGCTGGGGCATCCGATCGAGGTCCCGTCCACGAGCCATGTCCGGGTGCCGGGTCAGCACCCGTCGCACTACGCGCCGTCTGCTCGGGTCGTCCTGGTCGAGCCGGAGAAGGTCGTCGACGAGGCGCGGCTCGCGCAGGAGCAGGGGCACCAGGTCGGCGTCCTTCTTCCCCCATCCCCCGCCGACACCCCGGTGAAGGCGCACGCCGTGGTGGATGTCCCAGCGTTTTTGGCCGGCTACGCGCGCGAGCTGTACGGGTTCCTGCGCGAACTCGACCACCGGGGGTGCGACCTCATCGTCGCCTCCTTGCCGGTGGAGGAGGGGCTGGGACTGGCGATCGCCAACCGGCTGCGCCGTGCCGCGGGGCCCCGTCCCACCACGTGACCAGCACCAACGGTGGACATCTCGCGTCACCGGACGCGATTGTTCTGCTCCTCTGTGCACAATGCACTCGTGCAGCTGCTGCCCATTCCTTGCCCCGCCCACCTCATTCCGGACGCCACCGGCACCGACGCCTTCCACGACGTGTACCGGACGGCCATGGCGCAGCAGGCTGTGTTCGTCGCCATCGAATCCGAAAGGCGGCAGCGGTGGACCGTGAAGGCGGACACGCTCACTGTCGGCTCCGGCCACGCTGTCGACGATGCCGTGAACGATGCGGTCCGGGCCGCGATCACCTGCCTGGTCGAAAACCGTGAGATCGACCTGGACGCCTATGCCGGACCGATCTACTTCATGATGCACGGCGTGCGGAGCGAAGACCGGGCCCGCGAACTGGCGGCTGCACTCCATGCCGCCCTATACGGAGACCTGGGGCCCCTGACCCGCGCTGTGCCTCCCCTCTCCTGACGGCCGACCGCGGCAGATCACGCTGAGGGGTCGCGCCGCGGTGGTCAGGACGCGGTGGGCACCGCCGCGTCGAGGCCGCGGGAGGCGACGAGTTGGGCACTGCCGTCGGCCAGGCGGTAGCGCAGGCCCACCACGGCGGTCTGGCCGGCGGCGACCTTGCGGGCGAGGACCCGGGAGCGGTCCAGCAGAAGGTCGGCGGTGTGCCTTATGTGCTCGGCGAGGATCTCTTCCGGCTCCACCCGTCCGGCGGCCCGGGCGGCCAGCACGCTGGGGGTCACCCGCTCGACGACGTCCCGGACGTACCCGGCCGGCGACACGCCGTTCTCCAGCGCGGCGCACGCGGCGCCGACCGCGCCGCACGAGTCGTGCCCGAGGACTACGACCAGCGGGCAGCCCAGCACGTCCACGCCGAACTCGATGCTGCCCAGCACCTCCGGGCCCATGACGTGGCCGGCAGTGCGCACCACGAACAGGTCGCCCAGACCTCGGTCGAAGATGATCTCGGCGGCCAGCCGGGAGTCGGAACACCCGAACAGCACGGCGAAGGGCTGCTGGGACGGTGCGGTCTCGGCGCGGCGGGTGGCGTCCTGGTTCGGGTGCTCGGGGGTGCCGGCCACGAAGCGCTGGTTACCGGCCAGCAGCAGCTCGAAGGCGTCGCGGGGCATCGGGTTCTGGATCTCGCTCATGTCGGCAGCCTACGAGCGGGCACCAGCAGTCGCACCGCCTGGTCCCCGCCGGAGCTCACCAGGTCGGCCACACCGACGGCCTTGTCATCACTCCCAGGCGCCGGGCGAGGGCGGCCTCGGCGCGGAACCGTAGCGCGCGACGGTGCTGCCCCGCCCTGTGTGGCCACCGGTCCAGGAACCGTCCGTCCGTCGTCCACATCCGCACAACGAGCCAGGCGCCGCCCGCGCTGTCGGCCGAACGAGGGCGGACCGCTGTCGGCCGAACGAGGGCGGACCGCCCGGGATCACTCGCCGTCCCCGCCGTTGCGGGCCTGTGCCAGCAGCGCTGCCACGACGCCGTCTGTCCCGTCATCGGTCTGTGCAACGA
This region includes:
- a CDS encoding carbonic anhydrase, translated to MSEIQNPMPRDAFELLLAGNQRFVAGTPEHPNQDATRRAETAPSQQPFAVLFGCSDSRLAAEIIFDRGLGDLFVVRTAGHVMGPEVLGSIEFGVDVLGCPLVVVLGHDSCGAVGAACAALENGVSPAGYVRDVVERVTPSVLAARAAGRVEPEEILAEHIRHTADLLLDRSRVLARKVAAGQTAVVGLRYRLADGSAQLVASRGLDAAVPTAS